A genomic segment from Rubrobacter tropicus encodes:
- a CDS encoding type II toxin-antitoxin system HicA family toxin: MKPIERDGWRLVRTRGSHRQHKNPDSSANCCE, translated from the coding sequence ATCAAGCCGATCGAGCGGGACGGTTGGCGATTGGTCAGAACGCGGGGCAGTCACCGACAACACAAGAACCCTGACAGCTCTGCAAATTGCTGTGAGTAG
- a CDS encoding ATP-binding cassette domain-containing protein → MTRSDGDRPILELRNFGHTYLEGTPRASEAVRDVSFEVGRGERVGIVGATQSGKSTIVDSFAHLLRVKPGQVFYEGEDVAAPGYDRARLRREVGIVFQRPDSQIIEDVVGADVAFGPTAAGLPAAETRGRVEESLNTLGLPYPEYRLRYVHALSGGQRRRVAIAGVLAMRTPVLVLDEPMAGLDPRGRRELLELLVRLQEDRDLTLIVCSASLTDASLLCDRLVVLDAGTVAMDGPVREVLREADRLAELDVTLPEPVVGAREMKKLFPDFPTDVLTEDELEAELVKRLGVA, encoded by the coding sequence ATGACGCGCTCTGACGGAGACCGCCCGATCCTGGAGTTGCGGAACTTCGGCCACACGTACCTGGAGGGGACGCCGCGGGCGAGCGAGGCCGTCAGGGACGTGTCGTTCGAGGTCGGGCGCGGCGAGCGGGTCGGGATCGTGGGCGCAACCCAGTCGGGCAAGTCGACGATCGTCGACTCCTTCGCCCACCTCTTGCGCGTGAAGCCCGGGCAGGTCTTCTACGAGGGGGAGGACGTCGCGGCCCCCGGCTACGACCGGGCGCGGCTCAGGCGGGAGGTCGGCATCGTCTTCCAGCGGCCCGACTCCCAGATCATAGAAGACGTGGTCGGCGCCGACGTGGCCTTCGGACCGACCGCGGCCGGGCTCCCGGCCGCCGAGACCCGCGGGCGCGTCGAGGAGAGCCTGAACACTTTAGGGCTCCCGTACCCGGAGTACCGGCTGCGCTACGTCCACGCCCTCTCGGGCGGCCAGCGCCGGCGGGTCGCCATAGCGGGCGTCCTCGCCATGCGCACCCCGGTTTTGGTCCTCGACGAGCCGATGGCCGGCCTCGACCCGCGCGGCAGGCGCGAGCTGCTGGAGCTCCTGGTCCGGCTGCAGGAGGACAGGGACCTGACCCTCATCGTCTGCTCCGCCAGCCTCACGGACGCGAGCCTCCTCTGCGACCGCCTCGTCGTCCTGGACGCTGGCACGGTCGCCATGGACGGTCCGGTGCGCGAGGTCTTGCGCGAGGCCGACCGCCTGGCTGAACTCGACGTAACGCTGCCCGAGCCCGTCGTCGGGGCGCGGGAGATGAAGAAACTGTTCCCGGATTTCCCCACGGACGTCCTGACGGAGGACGAGCTTGAGGCGGAGCTCGTGAAGAGGCTCGGTGTGGCGTAG
- a CDS encoding ATP-binding cassette domain-containing protein, with the protein MIEIEGVSFSYRTGEEDAVRALRDLDLRIEPGQFVTIIGHNGSGKSTLVKLLTAIQYPTEGEIRIDGVPVDEANRWEIRRKVSVVFQDPDDQLVMNRVEDDVAFGPENLGLPRGEIAERVEASLGALGLEEIRGRLIEDLSSGQKQRVAIAGALAMRPRFLILDEPTSLLPVPVAMRLVATIRDLNRRENMGVLHVTHSMYEAALFDRVVVMDSGRMVLDGPPKEVFRHVERLREVGLDVPLAASLAHRLRARGIPLNGDVLNEEDLRTAIAGLGDASRRAAGSSG; encoded by the coding sequence GTGATCGAGATCGAGGGCGTCTCCTTCTCCTACCGCACGGGCGAGGAAGACGCGGTCAGGGCCCTGCGGGATCTGGACCTGCGAATCGAGCCGGGGCAGTTCGTCACCATCATCGGGCACAACGGCTCCGGGAAGAGCACGCTCGTCAAGCTTCTGACCGCGATCCAGTACCCGACCGAGGGCGAGATCCGGATAGACGGCGTCCCCGTGGACGAGGCGAACCGGTGGGAGATCCGCCGCAAGGTCTCCGTGGTCTTCCAGGACCCCGACGACCAGCTCGTGATGAACCGCGTCGAGGACGACGTGGCGTTCGGGCCAGAGAACCTGGGGCTGCCCAGGGGGGAGATTGCGGAGAGGGTCGAGGCCTCGCTCGGGGCTCTCGGGTTGGAGGAGATCCGGGGGCGCCTGATCGAGGACCTCTCCTCGGGACAGAAGCAGCGGGTCGCGATAGCGGGGGCGCTTGCGATGAGGCCGCGCTTTTTGATCCTGGACGAGCCGACCTCGCTCCTCCCCGTCCCCGTCGCGATGCGCCTGGTCGCCACGATCCGGGACCTGAACCGCCGCGAGAACATGGGCGTCTTGCACGTCACCCACTCGATGTACGAGGCCGCCCTCTTCGACCGGGTCGTGGTGATGGACTCGGGGCGCATGGTCCTGGACGGACCCCCGAAGGAGGTCTTCCGCCACGTCGAGCGCCTGCGCGAAGTAGGCCTCGACGTCCCCCTCGCCGCCAGCCTCGCCCACCGCCTCCGCGCCCGCGGCATCCCCCTGAACGGCGACGTCCTGAACGAAGAGGACCTTCGCACCGCCATAGCGGGACTCGGGGATGCGAGCCGTCGCGCCGCCGGATCGTCGGGATGA
- a CDS encoding dihydrolipoamide acetyltransferase family protein, which produces MAEPITMPQLGESVTEGTITRWLKAEGEEVEQDEPIAEVETDKVNTELPSPLAGKLQRLLVSEGTTVDVGTEIALVATGGEEPIETPPRENAVAESPTEEFPAAGTEAQPVASAARPAAEARTAAGGDGNGRASASAEELRLRRSSPVVRRLAAEHGVEISSISGTGTGGRVTKKDIEVFLEEHEAAPEMAAQPAPTTPEAAPRRATVHDGDRVEDVTGIRRAIANRMALSKREIPHAWTLVEVDVTGLAALREKEKAAFLEREGVKLTYLPFIVKAAVEALGENPVLNSVWDGDRIVLRKKINVGIAVDLDGALIVPVVPDADELNITGLARRVDAAVKRARAGKLGTEDVSGGTFTVNNPGSLGSVASTPIINHPQAAILQAEAIVKRPVVLDDAIAIRSMMNLEVSFDHRILDGGAALKFLNAVKRRLEGYGPEDGVG; this is translated from the coding sequence ATGGCCGAACCGATAACGATGCCCCAACTGGGGGAGAGCGTCACCGAGGGCACCATAACGCGCTGGCTCAAGGCCGAGGGGGAAGAGGTCGAGCAGGACGAGCCGATCGCGGAGGTGGAGACTGACAAGGTCAACACCGAGCTGCCGTCGCCGCTGGCCGGAAAGCTTCAGAGACTGCTCGTCTCCGAGGGGACCACGGTTGACGTGGGGACCGAGATCGCGCTGGTCGCCACCGGCGGCGAGGAACCTATCGAAACTCCCCCACGCGAGAACGCAGTGGCCGAATCTCCCACGGAAGAGTTCCCGGCCGCCGGGACAGAGGCCCAGCCCGTCGCGTCGGCGGCCAGGCCCGCCGCGGAGGCCCGGACGGCGGCTGGAGGAGACGGCAACGGTCGGGCTTCCGCGAGTGCCGAGGAACTCAGGCTGCGGCGGTCTTCTCCCGTCGTGCGCAGGCTCGCGGCCGAGCACGGGGTCGAGATCTCCTCCATCTCAGGCACCGGCACCGGCGGCCGGGTGACGAAGAAGGATATTGAGGTCTTCCTGGAAGAGCACGAGGCGGCGCCCGAGATGGCTGCGCAACCGGCGCCCACCACGCCGGAAGCCGCGCCGCGGCGCGCGACCGTCCACGATGGGGATAGGGTGGAAGATGTGACGGGCATCCGGCGGGCCATCGCCAACCGGATGGCGTTGAGCAAGCGGGAGATCCCGCACGCCTGGACCCTCGTCGAAGTGGACGTGACGGGCCTGGCCGCGTTGCGCGAGAAGGAGAAGGCCGCCTTCCTGGAGCGGGAGGGCGTGAAGCTCACGTACCTGCCGTTCATCGTGAAAGCGGCAGTCGAGGCGCTCGGGGAGAACCCCGTTCTGAACTCCGTCTGGGACGGGGACAGGATAGTACTACGGAAAAAGATAAACGTGGGGATCGCGGTAGATCTGGACGGCGCCCTCATCGTCCCCGTCGTCCCCGACGCCGACGAGCTCAACATTACCGGCCTCGCCCGCCGCGTAGACGCCGCGGTCAAACGTGCGAGAGCGGGCAAACTCGGCACGGAGGACGTCTCCGGCGGGACCTTCACCGTCAACAACCCTGGCTCTCTGGGCAGCGTAGCGTCCACACCAATCATCAATCATCCGCAGGCCGCCATCCTGCAGGCCGAGGCGATAGTCAAGCGCCCGGTCGTCTTAGACGACGCCATCGCCATCCGCAGCATGATGAACCTCGAGGTCTCTTTCGACCATCGCATCCTCGACGGCGGCGCGGCGCTCAAGTTCTTGAATGCGGTGAAGCGGCGGTTGGAGGGCTATGGGCCGGAGGATGGCGTCGGCTAA
- a CDS encoding thiamine pyrophosphate-dependent dehydrogenase E1 component subunit alpha, which translates to MYRYMLLARRTDERSWILNRQGKAAFVISCQGQEAAQVGAAYNLRPGHDYVYPYYRDHGIVMTLGMTPRDELLALLGRREDPNSGGRQMPGHFSSRELNIVTASAPIGVQYPQAAGTALAFKMRGEDGVVLACGGEASTSGGDWHEAMNLAGIHDLPVVFMIENNVYAISVPEKFQVAGSIAGRAEGYGFPGVAVDGNDVLAVYEAAREAVARARRGEGPTLIEARTYRMTAHSSDDDDRRYREREEIEAWRLKDPITRFEKYLLEHGVLDEFQRDELDEEVKAEVKEASAYAENAPFADPDEGFAGVYAEV; encoded by the coding sequence ATGTACCGTTACATGTTGCTCGCCCGGAGGACCGACGAGCGGTCCTGGATCCTGAACCGTCAGGGCAAGGCCGCGTTCGTCATCTCCTGCCAGGGCCAGGAGGCGGCCCAGGTAGGCGCCGCCTACAACCTCCGCCCCGGCCACGACTACGTCTACCCGTACTACAGGGATCACGGCATAGTGATGACCCTCGGCATGACCCCCCGCGACGAGCTTCTCGCACTCCTGGGCAGGAGAGAAGACCCCAACAGCGGCGGACGCCAGATGCCCGGACACTTTAGCAGTCGCGAGCTGAACATAGTCACGGCTTCGGCGCCCATCGGCGTCCAGTACCCGCAGGCGGCCGGCACGGCGCTCGCCTTCAAGATGCGCGGCGAGGACGGGGTCGTGCTGGCGTGCGGCGGCGAGGCGTCCACGAGCGGCGGCGACTGGCACGAGGCCATGAACCTCGCAGGCATCCACGACCTGCCCGTGGTCTTCATGATCGAGAACAACGTCTACGCCATCTCCGTCCCCGAGAAATTTCAGGTGGCGGGCTCCATCGCGGGCCGCGCCGAAGGCTACGGTTTTCCCGGCGTTGCCGTCGACGGCAACGACGTCCTCGCAGTCTACGAGGCCGCCAGGGAGGCGGTGGCGCGGGCGCGCCGGGGGGAAGGCCCGACGCTCATCGAGGCGAGGACGTACCGGATGACGGCCCACTCCTCCGACGACGACGACCGGCGTTACAGGGAGCGGGAGGAGATCGAAGCCTGGAGGCTGAAAGACCCCATCACCCGCTTCGAGAAGTATTTGCTGGAGCACGGCGTCCTCGACGAATTCCAGAGGGACGAGCTTGACGAGGAGGTGAAGGCTGAGGTCAAAGAGGCTTCTGCCTACGCGGAGAACGCGCCCTTCGCCGACCCCGACGAGGGGTTCGCCGGCGTCTACGCGGAGGTGTAG
- a CDS encoding energy-coupling factor transporter transmembrane component T family protein gives MLELQRNVIFGQYVDTGSFVHRMDARVKLVITFIFIVASFFVDDFLGFGLAFLLLGVFQVSSRIPAGYLLRGSAFFFGFLLFILVFQVLFYPGESSGYLWRWGILSVSTEGLYAAGILGLRVVFLYYVTTMLMLTTSLVDLTNGLELLFRPLQRLRLPVNELVLVFVIAIKFVPIFIEEVERLARAQTARGVPFDEGGAVTRARRIGRLLVPIFISGFARADTLTTAMNTRSYRGGQNRTKFRVMKATAGDWAILVLVTAWMVAAWTL, from the coding sequence GTGCTGGAGTTGCAGCGCAACGTCATCTTCGGCCAGTACGTGGACACGGGCTCGTTCGTCCACCGGATGGACGCGCGGGTAAAGCTCGTCATCACGTTCATCTTTATAGTGGCGTCGTTCTTTGTCGACGACTTTCTCGGTTTCGGGTTGGCGTTCTTGCTTCTCGGCGTGTTCCAGGTATCTTCGCGCATCCCCGCTGGTTACCTGTTGCGCGGGTCCGCGTTCTTCTTCGGCTTCCTGCTCTTTATCCTCGTCTTCCAGGTCCTCTTCTACCCCGGTGAGTCGTCGGGATATCTGTGGCGGTGGGGCATACTCTCCGTCTCGACCGAGGGGCTCTACGCCGCCGGCATCCTGGGCCTGCGCGTGGTCTTCCTGTACTACGTCACCACGATGCTGATGCTGACGACCTCCCTCGTCGACCTCACCAACGGCCTGGAGCTTCTCTTCCGTCCCCTGCAACGGCTCCGCTTGCCCGTCAACGAGCTGGTGCTGGTTTTCGTGATCGCCATAAAGTTCGTCCCGATCTTCATAGAAGAGGTCGAACGCCTCGCCAGGGCCCAGACCGCCCGCGGCGTCCCCTTCGACGAGGGCGGCGCCGTAACCCGCGCCCGCCGCATCGGACGCCTCCTCGTCCCCATCTTTATCAGCGGCTTCGCCCGCGCCGACACGCTAACCACGGCCATGAATACGCGCTCCTACCGCGGCGGCCAGAACCGCACCAAGTTCCGCGTGATGAAGGCCACCGCGGGCGACTGGGCGATTCTGGTTCTCGTCACCGCCTGGATGGTCGCCGCATGGACTTTGTAG
- a CDS encoding PaaI family thioesterase, with the protein MRLLGARVLEVGEGSCTIEVPFSDEVTQQERYFHGAVIGAVGDNAGGYAALTLAPPDREVLTVEYKVNFLAPAFGEKLVARGEVVTAGRRLFVCKADVSAVGGNGERICATVLQTVSLSPITARTSR; encoded by the coding sequence ATGCGACTGCTCGGTGCCAGGGTCCTGGAGGTGGGGGAGGGATCTTGCACCATCGAAGTTCCTTTTAGCGACGAGGTTACGCAGCAGGAGCGGTACTTTCACGGGGCCGTGATCGGCGCGGTCGGGGACAACGCGGGCGGGTATGCCGCCCTTACCCTGGCCCCGCCGGACCGGGAGGTCTTGACCGTCGAGTACAAGGTGAATTTTCTCGCGCCGGCTTTCGGCGAGAAGCTCGTCGCCCGCGGGGAGGTCGTGACGGCGGGCCGCAGGCTCTTCGTCTGCAAGGCCGACGTCTCGGCGGTGGGCGGGAACGGGGAGCGAATCTGCGCGACCGTGCTCCAGACCGTCTCCCTCTCGCCAATAACCGCCCGAACATCACGCTAA
- a CDS encoding alpha-ketoacid dehydrogenase subunit beta has product MATKSLLQAIHDGLAEEMRADETVMVMGEDVGRAGGVFRVTQGLQEEFGEARVFDTPLAESLIVGSAIGLSVNGMRPVAEIQFADFIPPAFDQIVNEAALFYYRSNGAYNAPITIRAPYGVVPGGALFHSQSVEAYFCNTPGLKVVAPTFPADAKGALKSAIRDPNPVLFLEHKKSYRLLKGEVPDEDYAVPLDRARVHREGTDLTVISYGLMLNDVSRAAEKISVEHGIETEVVEPISLYPLDKETILRSAKKTGKTLVVSEANLEGSVSGEISALVAEHAFEWLDGPVRRIGGPNSPAAPFAKPLTDAFVPSAEKVEAAMLDLARY; this is encoded by the coding sequence ATGGCCACGAAGAGCCTGCTCCAGGCCATCCACGACGGCCTCGCCGAGGAGATGCGGGCGGACGAAACGGTGATGGTGATGGGCGAGGACGTTGGGCGGGCCGGGGGCGTCTTCAGGGTAACGCAGGGGTTGCAGGAGGAGTTCGGGGAGGCGCGGGTCTTCGACACGCCGCTCGCGGAGAGCCTGATCGTGGGCTCCGCGATAGGCCTCTCGGTCAACGGGATGCGGCCCGTCGCGGAGATCCAGTTCGCGGACTTCATACCGCCGGCCTTCGACCAGATCGTCAACGAGGCGGCCCTGTTCTACTACCGCTCCAACGGCGCCTACAACGCCCCCATAACCATCCGCGCCCCCTACGGCGTCGTCCCCGGCGGCGCGTTGTTCCACTCCCAGTCCGTTGAGGCGTACTTCTGCAACACCCCCGGTCTGAAAGTGGTGGCCCCGACCTTCCCGGCCGACGCCAAGGGCGCGTTGAAAAGCGCCATCCGGGACCCGAACCCCGTCCTCTTTCTGGAGCACAAGAAATCCTACCGGCTACTCAAGGGCGAGGTGCCGGACGAGGACTACGCCGTTCCGCTGGACCGGGCGAGGGTGCATAGGGAGGGAACGGATCTCACCGTTATCTCCTACGGGTTGATGCTCAACGACGTCTCGCGGGCGGCGGAGAAGATCTCCGTCGAGCACGGCATCGAGACGGAGGTGGTCGAGCCGATCTCGCTCTACCCGTTGGACAAAGAAACGATCCTGCGTTCCGCGAAGAAGACCGGCAAGACCCTCGTCGTCTCCGAGGCGAACCTCGAAGGCTCGGTGTCGGGCGAGATCTCGGCGCTCGTCGCCGAGCACGCCTTCGAGTGGCTCGACGGCCCGGTAAGAAGGATCGGCGGCCCAAACAGCCCGGCGGCGCCTTTCGCCAAGCCCTTGACCGACGCCTTCGTCCCCTCGGCGGAGAAGGTCGAGGCCGCCATGCTTGACCTGGCGCGCTACTAG
- a CDS encoding ECF transporter S component has protein sequence MASPGRDRGSSIFDFSTREIVISGIIGGVALFLGATRLGLIPVPIPFVGNATLLHIPAVLGGALEGPVVGLLAGAIFGAFSFLYAEVPLFRDPIVAFVPRLLIGVVAWMVFASLRRWNIDFASVAAGLAGSLTNSIGVLGLGLILPIGPEAYLPVEAVVASLPQVIIEAILAAIVTVVVVRGVLLVRSGRTTASETGSDEERRY, from the coding sequence GTGGCGAGCCCCGGCAGAGATAGAGGCAGTTCCATATTCGACTTCAGCACGCGGGAGATCGTGATATCCGGGATCATCGGCGGCGTCGCCCTCTTCCTGGGCGCGACCCGGCTTGGCCTGATACCCGTTCCTATACCCTTCGTCGGGAACGCCACCCTGCTTCACATACCGGCCGTCCTCGGGGGGGCGCTGGAAGGCCCCGTAGTCGGCCTGCTCGCCGGCGCGATATTCGGCGCTTTCTCCTTCTTGTACGCCGAAGTGCCCCTGTTCAGGGACCCCATCGTCGCCTTCGTGCCCCGGCTGCTTATCGGCGTCGTGGCCTGGATGGTCTTCGCCAGCCTGAGGCGGTGGAACATAGACTTCGCCTCCGTCGCCGCCGGGCTCGCCGGATCGCTGACCAATTCCATAGGCGTATTGGGATTGGGGCTCATACTGCCAATAGGCCCCGAGGCCTACCTGCCGGTAGAGGCGGTGGTTGCGAGCCTGCCGCAGGTGATCATCGAGGCGATCCTCGCGGCCATCGTCACGGTCGTGGTCGTACGCGGCGTCCTGCTCGTCCGCAGCGGCCGGACGACGGCGTCTGAGACGGGTTCCGACGAAGAGCGGCGCTATTAG
- a CDS encoding LysE family translocator, whose translation MSVEFLLTSLVVVLIPGTGVVYTISSSIGGGRRRGLFAAVGCTLGIVPHMLAAMLGLSGIMQAGSVVFEVVRYAGVAYLLFMGFSMIRDAGDLRLDGEAAPVEPMNLVVRRAILLNVLNPKLTLFFFAFLPQFLDASPGLLDARLIWLGGVFMLMTLAVFAVYALASAALRDLVLSAPVARRWVERALGAFLIGFAAKLALTNR comes from the coding sequence ATGTCCGTCGAGTTCTTGTTGACGTCGCTCGTCGTGGTCCTCATCCCGGGCACCGGGGTTGTCTACACGATCTCGAGCTCGATCGGCGGTGGCCGGCGGCGCGGGTTGTTCGCGGCCGTCGGCTGTACGTTGGGCATCGTCCCCCACATGCTGGCGGCCATGCTCGGCCTGTCCGGGATCATGCAGGCCGGGTCGGTCGTGTTCGAGGTGGTCCGATACGCGGGGGTCGCCTACCTCCTCTTCATGGGCTTCTCGATGATCCGCGACGCCGGTGACCTACGTTTGGACGGCGAGGCCGCCCCGGTCGAACCCATGAACCTGGTCGTGCGGCGCGCGATCCTTTTGAACGTCTTGAACCCGAAGCTCACCCTGTTCTTCTTCGCCTTTCTGCCGCAGTTCCTCGACGCTTCGCCGGGCCTGCTCGACGCGAGGCTGATCTGGCTCGGAGGGGTCTTCATGCTCATGACCCTCGCCGTGTTCGCCGTCTACGCGCTCGCGAGCGCCGCCCTTCGTGACCTCGTGCTCTCGGCGCCCGTTGCCCGCCGGTGGGTCGAGCGCGCGCTCGGCGCGTTCCTGATAGGGTTCGCCGCCAAACTCGCCCTCACAAACCGGTGA
- a CDS encoding SDR family NAD(P)-dependent oxidoreductase: MFDYRSMFDLTGKTALVVGAGSGIGEASAQGLAAFGAEVYAADVNAEAAEATADGIMENGGKAIAIGLDMLDSKSVAAVAEGIGTPDVLVSTPSVNVRKPVLEITDEEFDRIVDLNLKGTFRLVRQFGRGMAERGSGSIIAFSSIRAQVVEPGQGVYAATKSGTVQMLRALAAELGPSGVRVNAIAPGVVETPLTAQIKDSPDWYGSYAEKSILGRWAQPHEMVGMVVYLASEAASYVTGGFMLVDGGWTAADGRFTPPL, translated from the coding sequence ATGTTCGACTACCGCTCGATGTTCGATTTGACGGGAAAGACGGCGCTCGTCGTCGGGGCCGGCAGCGGCATAGGGGAGGCGAGCGCCCAGGGGCTCGCCGCCTTCGGGGCCGAGGTGTACGCGGCCGACGTGAATGCCGAGGCGGCCGAGGCTACTGCCGACGGCATCATGGAAAACGGTGGGAAGGCCATAGCCATCGGGCTGGACATGCTCGATTCCAAGAGCGTCGCGGCGGTGGCGGAAGGTATAGGGACGCCCGACGTGCTCGTCAGCACGCCGAGCGTCAACGTCAGGAAGCCGGTGTTGGAGATCACGGACGAAGAGTTCGACAGGATAGTGGACCTGAACCTCAAGGGCACTTTCCGGCTCGTACGGCAGTTCGGGCGGGGCATGGCGGAGCGCGGCTCGGGCAGCATCATCGCGTTCTCGAGCATCCGGGCGCAGGTCGTCGAGCCGGGGCAGGGCGTCTACGCGGCCACGAAGTCGGGGACGGTCCAGATGCTGCGGGCCCTGGCAGCCGAGCTCGGGCCCAGCGGGGTGCGGGTCAACGCGATAGCCCCCGGTGTGGTCGAGACGCCGCTCACGGCCCAGATCAAGGACAGCCCCGACTGGTACGGCTCGTACGCCGAAAAGAGCATCCTCGGCCGGTGGGCCCAGCCGCACGAGATGGTCGGCATGGTCGTCTACCTGGCCTCCGAGGCCGCCTCCTACGTCACCGGCGGCTTCATGCTCGTCGACGGCGGCTGGACCGCCGCAGACGGGCGCTTCACGCCACCGCTGTAG
- a CDS encoding M20 family metallopeptidase — translation MREPGDLLEKVWELIDREEPVRLARELVRIPSVYRPEDPAGNEEAAARFVAEYLEGAGFEVRTEEVAPGRPNVWAVWEGDLPGKTLLFEAHTDVVTEGVAEDWEHPPFAAEREGGRLYGRGSCDTKGNLAAAVVAVRAIKDSGVSFPGRLVLCHPVDEEGMMAGIKAFVEGGHASGVDAAVICEPEENQLCVRQKGALRVEVTVRGRMAHGAMPLSGVNPVTRAARFVVAVEELEREEIGRCGEDPFVGYPSLTPTILMGPEFGEPQINVVPASAYVALDIRTTPAQSHGELVGKLEGILKRLADEDPDFDATLEVIEERPPTETPKDEPLVRATAAAYRRLTGAEPRYNGVPGATDGTFLHAWAGIPIITTGAGDREIPHHKDEWVDEEELFTACKLYAATAMYYAYGED, via the coding sequence TTGCGCGAGCCCGGAGATCTGCTAGAGAAGGTCTGGGAGCTTATCGACCGTGAGGAGCCGGTCCGTCTGGCCCGGGAGCTGGTCCGCATCCCGAGCGTCTACCGGCCCGAAGACCCGGCCGGCAACGAGGAGGCCGCCGCCCGGTTCGTTGCCGAGTACCTGGAAGGGGCCGGCTTCGAGGTGCGGACAGAGGAGGTCGCGCCGGGGCGGCCGAACGTGTGGGCCGTGTGGGAGGGGGATCTCCCGGGCAAGACCCTTCTCTTCGAGGCTCACACGGACGTGGTGACGGAGGGGGTGGCGGAGGATTGGGAACATCCGCCTTTCGCGGCGGAGCGGGAAGGGGGGCGCCTCTACGGCCGGGGGTCTTGCGACACGAAGGGGAATTTGGCGGCGGCTGTGGTCGCCGTACGCGCGATCAAGGACTCGGGCGTCTCTTTTCCGGGCAGGTTGGTACTCTGCCACCCCGTCGACGAAGAGGGAATGATGGCGGGGATCAAGGCGTTCGTCGAGGGCGGGCACGCTTCCGGGGTGGATGCGGCCGTGATCTGCGAGCCCGAGGAAAACCAGCTCTGCGTCAGGCAGAAGGGCGCTCTGCGCGTAGAGGTCACGGTGCGGGGGAGGATGGCCCACGGGGCGATGCCCCTCAGCGGCGTGAACCCGGTGACGCGGGCCGCCCGGTTCGTGGTGGCGGTCGAGGAGTTGGAGCGGGAGGAGATCGGGCGCTGCGGCGAAGATCCGTTCGTCGGCTACCCTAGCCTGACGCCGACGATCCTGATGGGCCCCGAGTTCGGGGAGCCCCAGATCAACGTGGTCCCCGCTAGCGCCTACGTCGCCCTCGACATCCGCACCACCCCCGCCCAGTCGCACGGGGAGTTGGTCGGCAAGCTCGAAGGGATCTTGAAGCGCCTCGCCGACGAGGACCCGGACTTCGACGCGACGCTTGAGGTGATCGAGGAGCGCCCGCCCACCGAAACCCCAAAGGACGAGCCCCTCGTCCGGGCCACGGCCGCCGCCTACCGGAGGCTGACCGGCGCGGAACCCCGCTACAACGGCGTGCCGGGCGCGACAGACGGCACGTTTCTGCACGCGTGGGCCGGCATTCCCATAATCACGACGGGGGCCGGAGACCGCGAGATCCCGCACCACAAGGACGAATGGGTGGACGAGGAGGAGCTCTTCACGGCCTGCAAGCTCTACGCCGCCACCGCCATGTACTACGCCTACGGAGAGGACTGA